Proteins co-encoded in one Acidovorax sp. 69 genomic window:
- the ptsP gene encoding phosphoenolpyruvate--protein phosphotransferase: MTFSVHGLAVARGIAIGRAVLVASSRVDVAHYFVQPEQVEGEIERVRNGRNAVVEELQRLQTDMPADAPHELTALLDVHLMLLQDEALTGGVKHWITERLYNAEWALTTQLEVIARQFDEMEDEYLRERKADLEQVVERILRYMKGVASPVAPPTSSPRRKTQQDLLLDDTVDVPLVLVAHDLSPADMLQFKQSVFAGFVTDVGGKTSHTAIVARSMDIPAVVGARAASQLVRQDDWVIIDGDAGVVIVDPSPIILAEYGFRQRQVELERERLARLRHTPAITIDGHKIELLANIEQPGDAATAVRSGAVGVGLFRSEFLFMGKTGNLPGEEEQYRAYCEAIDGMQGLPVTIRTIDVGADKPLDNKGHKDSYLNPALGLRAIRWSLADPAMFRTQLRAVLRAAAHGKVNLLFPMLAHTHEIQQTLAQVDLARGELDARGEPYGPVQLGAMIEVPAAALMVKTFLKYFDFLSIGTNDLIQYTLAIDRADEAVAHLYDPLHPAVLRLVGDVIAEGERQGKSVCVCGETAGDVTMTRLLLGLGLRSFSMHPAQILAIKQEVLRADTRKLAPWAQQVLAGDEPAALLVS, encoded by the coding sequence ATGACCTTTTCCGTCCACGGTCTCGCCGTCGCACGCGGCATTGCCATCGGCCGTGCCGTGCTGGTGGCGTCCAGCCGCGTGGATGTGGCGCACTATTTTGTGCAGCCCGAGCAGGTCGAAGGCGAGATCGAGCGGGTGCGCAATGGCCGCAATGCGGTGGTCGAGGAACTGCAGCGCCTGCAGACCGACATGCCCGCCGATGCACCCCACGAGCTGACTGCGCTGCTGGATGTGCACCTGATGCTGCTGCAGGATGAGGCCCTCACGGGTGGCGTCAAGCACTGGATCACCGAGCGCCTGTACAACGCCGAATGGGCGCTGACCACGCAACTCGAAGTCATTGCGCGCCAGTTCGACGAGATGGAGGACGAGTACCTGCGCGAGCGCAAGGCGGACCTGGAGCAGGTGGTTGAACGCATCCTGCGCTATATGAAAGGCGTGGCCAGCCCGGTGGCACCGCCCACCAGCAGCCCGCGCCGCAAGACCCAGCAGGACTTATTGCTCGACGACACGGTGGACGTGCCCCTGGTGCTGGTGGCCCACGACCTGTCGCCCGCCGACATGCTGCAGTTCAAGCAAAGTGTGTTTGCGGGTTTTGTGACCGATGTGGGCGGCAAGACCAGCCACACCGCCATCGTGGCGCGCAGCATGGACATCCCGGCCGTGGTCGGCGCGCGTGCCGCGAGCCAGTTGGTGCGGCAGGATGACTGGGTCATCATCGACGGTGATGCGGGCGTGGTCATCGTCGATCCATCCCCCATCATCCTGGCCGAGTACGGCTTTCGCCAGCGCCAGGTGGAGCTGGAGCGCGAGCGCCTGGCGCGCCTGCGCCACACACCCGCCATCACCATCGATGGCCACAAGATCGAGTTGCTGGCCAACATCGAGCAGCCTGGAGATGCCGCGACCGCTGTGCGCTCTGGCGCTGTGGGCGTGGGCCTGTTCCGCAGCGAATTCCTGTTCATGGGAAAAACCGGCAACCTGCCCGGCGAGGAGGAACAGTACCGCGCCTACTGTGAGGCCATTGACGGCATGCAGGGCCTGCCTGTCACCATCCGCACCATCGATGTGGGCGCTGACAAACCGCTCGACAACAAAGGCCATAAGGACAGCTACCTCAACCCGGCCCTGGGTCTGCGCGCCATCCGTTGGAGCCTGGCCGACCCGGCCATGTTCCGCACCCAGTTGCGCGCCGTGCTGCGTGCGGCGGCGCACGGCAAGGTCAACCTGCTGTTCCCCATGCTGGCGCACACGCACGAGATCCAGCAGACGCTGGCCCAGGTCGATCTGGCCCGGGGCGAGCTGGATGCGCGTGGCGAGCCATACGGGCCCGTGCAGTTGGGCGCCATGATCGAGGTGCCTGCCGCAGCGCTCATGGTGAAGACCTTTTTGAAGTATTTCGACTTCCTCTCGATCGGCACCAACGACCTGATTCAGTACACCCTGGCCATCGACCGTGCCGACGAGGCGGTGGCCCATCTGTACGACCCGCTGCACCCTGCCGTGCTGCGCCTGGTGGGTGATGTGATCGCCGAGGGTGAGCGCCAAGGCAAGAGCGTTTGCGTGTGCGGCGAGACAGCGGGCGACGTGACGATGACGCGCCTGCTGCTGGGTCTGGGCCTGCGCAGCTTTTCGATGCACCCCGCCCAGATCCTGGCCATCAAGCAAGAGGTGCTGCGCGCCGATACGCGCAAGCTCGCCCCGTGGGCACAGCAGGTGCTGGCGGGCGATGAGCCTGCGGCGCTGCTGGTGTCGTAG
- a CDS encoding HPr family phosphocarrier protein, which yields MIKTRTTISNKLGLHARASAKLTKLAGSFPCDIFMSRGERRINAKSIMGVMMLAAGLGSEVELETHGDREQEAMDALLALIADKFGEGE from the coding sequence ATGATCAAGACACGTACGACCATCAGCAATAAACTGGGCCTGCATGCCCGCGCATCGGCCAAGCTCACCAAGCTGGCCGGCAGTTTCCCCTGCGACATTTTCATGAGCCGTGGCGAACGCCGCATCAACGCCAAAAGCATCATGGGCGTGATGATGCTGGCGGCAGGCCTGGGCTCCGAGGTCGAGCTGGAGACCCACGGCGATCGCGAGCAGGAGGCCATGGATGCCTTGCTGGCGCTGATTGCCGACAAGTTTGGTGAGGGCGAATGA
- a CDS encoding PTS sugar transporter subunit IIA, with product MSPTSILIIAHAPLAHALRECALHVFSDCGDSVAALDVQPNQPPEESLAQARIMLDQLGTDATLVLTDVFGATPCNIAQRLVDGVHSRLVTGVNLPMLLRAVSYRAEPLDSVVTRAVVGGTQGVMQVATSAPQNQNRRNRHDQDTYDHQQ from the coding sequence ATGAGCCCCACCAGCATCCTCATCATTGCCCATGCGCCGCTGGCCCACGCGCTGCGCGAATGTGCGCTGCACGTGTTTTCCGACTGTGGCGACAGCGTCGCGGCCCTGGACGTACAGCCCAATCAGCCCCCCGAAGAGTCGCTGGCCCAGGCGCGCATCATGCTGGACCAGTTGGGTACAGATGCCACCCTGGTGCTGACCGATGTGTTTGGCGCCACGCCGTGCAACATCGCACAGCGCCTGGTGGATGGCGTGCACTCGCGCCTGGTGACGGGCGTCAACCTCCCGATGCTGCTGCGCGCCGTGAGCTACCGGGCCGAGCCCCTCGACTCCGTGGTCACCCGCGCAGTGGTGGGTGGCACCCAAGGGGTGATGCAGGTGGCTACCTCCGCGCCGCAGAACCAGAACCGCCGAAACCGACATGATCAAGACACGTACGACCATCAGCAATAA
- a CDS encoding MFS transporter: MNGVLPRRAAVIVFLAFAFAYFLSALVRAVTATLAPTLAQEFSLHARDLGLLAGGYFLGFSATQLPLGTWLDRHGPKKVALGFLGVAVVGSLVFSVATGFSGLLAGRVLCGAGVSACLMAPLTGYRRWLAPVAQMRANSWMLMTGSLGMVASTLPVQWALPLVGWRPLFWGLAVLIALSMVVIAVWVPGWGPAGGADGEARATDQGQAVPQGYGVVWRHPYFQRLAPLGFFCYGGMVAMQTLWAGPWMQRVAGYTALESATGLFWINVSMLCTFWAWGMVNPWLLRKGFGADRLMSLGLPLSLVVLLGIVLAGPQAGGGAWALFCVSCTFVSLSQPAVAMAFPQALAGRALSAYNLVIFAGVFVVQWGIGLAVDAFAAVGLATVPAFQAAMSVYLVCNASAYAWFLLRGRRHNVPLTPAP; the protein is encoded by the coding sequence ATGAACGGCGTGCTGCCACGGCGCGCTGCCGTCATCGTTTTTCTGGCTTTTGCCTTTGCGTATTTCCTGTCGGCCCTGGTGCGTGCGGTCACCGCCACATTGGCGCCCACGCTGGCACAGGAGTTCTCACTGCATGCGCGTGACCTGGGACTGTTGGCGGGCGGGTACTTCTTGGGCTTCTCTGCCACCCAATTACCCTTGGGCACCTGGCTAGACCGCCACGGCCCCAAGAAGGTAGCGCTGGGCTTCTTGGGCGTGGCCGTGGTGGGTAGCCTGGTGTTTTCGGTGGCGACGGGGTTTTCGGGCCTGCTCGCCGGGCGTGTGTTGTGTGGCGCGGGCGTCAGCGCCTGCCTGATGGCGCCGCTCACGGGCTACCGCCGCTGGCTGGCGCCGGTGGCGCAGATGCGGGCCAACTCGTGGATGCTGATGACCGGCTCTTTGGGCATGGTGGCTTCTACCCTGCCGGTGCAATGGGCCCTGCCGCTGGTGGGCTGGCGCCCGCTGTTCTGGGGCCTGGCCGTGCTGATTGCGCTGTCAATGGTCGTCATCGCGGTGTGGGTGCCCGGTTGGGGTCCGGCGGGCGGAGCTGATGGGGAGGCGAGGGCTACCGATCAGGGGCAGGCTGTTCCCCAAGGCTACGGCGTGGTGTGGCGCCACCCGTATTTCCAGCGCCTGGCACCTCTGGGGTTTTTTTGCTACGGAGGAATGGTAGCCATGCAGACGCTGTGGGCGGGGCCCTGGATGCAGCGCGTGGCAGGCTACACCGCGCTGGAGTCGGCCACGGGGCTGTTCTGGATCAATGTTTCCATGTTGTGCACGTTCTGGGCCTGGGGCATGGTCAACCCCTGGCTGTTGCGCAAGGGGTTTGGCGCCGACCGGCTGATGTCCTTGGGACTGCCGCTGAGCCTGGTGGTTCTGCTGGGCATTGTCTTGGCCGGGCCGCAGGCAGGGGGTGGTGCCTGGGCCTTGTTCTGCGTGTCTTGCACCTTCGTGTCGCTGTCGCAGCCTGCTGTGGCCATGGCGTTTCCGCAGGCGTTGGCAGGGCGTGCGCTGTCGGCCTATAACCTCGTGATTTTTGCGGGCGTGTTTGTGGTGCAGTGGGGCATTGGGCTGGCTGTGGATGCGTTTGCCGCAGTCGGCCTGGCCACCGTGCCCGCCTTCCAGGCGGCCATGTCGGTGTACCTGGTGTGCAACGCGAGCGCCTATGCGTGGTTCCTGCTGCGGGGGCGGCGCCATAATGTGCCGTTAACCCCTGCACCATGA
- a CDS encoding TlpA disulfide reductase family protein — MAIKHWAAGVAVVAFAAVGAYVYLDTGRSEAPASTFVLLDGTSKSTADLKGKVTLVNFWATSCTTCVAEMPEIVATYNKYNSKGFDTLAVAMSYDPPSYVVNFAETRKLPFQVAIDNTGKVAQAWGDVRLTPSTFIVNKRGEIVKTYVGAPNFPELHQLIEKLLAET; from the coding sequence ATGGCGATCAAGCATTGGGCAGCAGGTGTGGCGGTGGTGGCGTTTGCCGCCGTGGGCGCTTATGTGTACCTGGACACGGGTCGCTCCGAAGCCCCCGCATCGACCTTTGTGTTGCTGGATGGCACGAGCAAATCCACTGCAGACCTCAAGGGAAAGGTCACCTTGGTCAACTTCTGGGCGACAAGTTGCACCACCTGCGTGGCCGAAATGCCCGAGATCGTGGCCACCTACAACAAGTACAACAGCAAGGGTTTTGACACCCTGGCCGTGGCCATGAGCTATGACCCGCCCAGCTACGTCGTGAACTTTGCCGAAACGCGCAAGCTGCCGTTTCAGGTCGCCATCGACAACACCGGCAAGGTTGCACAGGCCTGGGGCGATGTGCGCCTCACGCCGTCCACTTTCATCGTCAACAAGCGTGGCGAGATCGTGAAAACCTACGTGGGCGCGCCCAATTTTCCAGAACTGCACCAGCTCATCGAAAAGCTGCTGGCTGAGACCTGA
- a CDS encoding cytochrome c has protein sequence MKALAVLTLAAATLTLSAPASAQFAKAEDAIKYRQSALFVMGQHFGRLGAMANGRVPFDAKVAQENADVVAHMAKLPWAGFGAGTDKGAPTKALPEIWTEQAKFKDHADKLEAESVKLAAAAKTGNLDNLKTAFGAAAGTCKACHDNYRAK, from the coding sequence ATGAAAGCACTTGCCGTATTGACCCTGGCTGCAGCCACCCTCACGCTGTCCGCTCCAGCGTCCGCCCAGTTTGCCAAGGCCGAAGACGCCATCAAATACCGCCAAAGCGCGCTTTTTGTAATGGGACAACATTTTGGGCGCCTGGGGGCAATGGCGAACGGCCGCGTGCCGTTTGATGCCAAGGTCGCGCAAGAAAATGCCGATGTGGTGGCCCACATGGCCAAGTTGCCGTGGGCGGGATTTGGTGCCGGCACGGACAAGGGCGCACCCACCAAGGCCTTGCCCGAAATCTGGACAGAGCAGGCCAAGTTCAAGGACCATGCTGACAAGTTGGAGGCCGAATCCGTCAAGCTCGCCGCTGCGGCCAAGACCGGCAACCTCGACAACCTCAAGACTGCTTTTGGTGCTGCAGCGGGCACCTGCAAGGCCTGCCACGACAACTACCGCGCGAAGTGA
- a CDS encoding cytochrome b/b6 domain-containing protein: MTQHTVRIWDLPTRIFHWALAISVVALVVTAKLGGNAMEWHFRFGYAVLALLVFRIVWGLVGGHWSRFSTFLFSPARLWRYLRGTPHPQDHIGHSPLGALSVFVLLAVLLGQVCTGLLSDDEIAFAGPLTRFVSNAVVGQATGYHKEIGQYLVLGLVGLHVLAIVFYVRVRRQQLIKPMLDGDKTLATPAAPSRDDAFSRIAALVVLAVSVAGAWWVSSLAVAGF, from the coding sequence ATGACGCAACACACCGTACGCATCTGGGATCTTCCCACCCGCATCTTTCACTGGGCCCTCGCAATCAGCGTCGTGGCGCTGGTCGTCACCGCCAAACTGGGGGGCAACGCCATGGAGTGGCACTTTCGCTTCGGATATGCAGTGTTGGCACTGCTGGTCTTTCGCATCGTCTGGGGCTTGGTTGGAGGGCACTGGTCGCGGTTCTCGACGTTCCTTTTTTCGCCCGCGAGACTGTGGCGCTACCTGCGTGGTACGCCACACCCGCAGGACCATATCGGGCACAGCCCGCTGGGCGCCTTGTCGGTGTTTGTGCTGCTGGCAGTGCTGCTGGGTCAGGTCTGTACCGGCCTGCTCAGCGATGACGAGATCGCCTTTGCGGGCCCCTTGACGCGCTTTGTCTCTAACGCTGTGGTCGGGCAGGCCACGGGGTATCACAAGGAAATCGGGCAATACCTGGTGCTGGGATTGGTGGGTCTGCATGTATTGGCCATTGTTTTTTACGTGCGGGTGCGTCGGCAGCAACTCATCAAACCCATGCTGGACGGCGACAAGACACTCGCAACACCTGCCGCACCTTCACGCGATGACGCCTTCAGCCGCATCGCGGCGCTGGTGGTGCTCGCGGTGAGCGTGGCAGGCGCCTGGTGGGTGTCCTCGCTGGCGGTGGCAGGCTTCTGA
- a CDS encoding GNAT family N-acetyltransferase, with protein sequence MDKPIVTLRSPSWPTEMETVRDILREYADTLGVDLRFQDFESELSQLPGEYGEPRGTLLLAEVEGAVAGCCALRPLDNADYPNASEMKRLYVRKAFRGFGLGRELAEAMLDRARQAGYACVLLDTLDDMESARALYTDLGFEEIPPYYHNPIAGAHYLKVDIS encoded by the coding sequence TTGGATAAACCGATCGTCACCCTGCGCTCTCCTTCCTGGCCCACCGAGATGGAAACGGTCCGCGACATCTTGCGCGAGTACGCCGACACCCTCGGCGTCGATCTCCGTTTTCAGGATTTCGAGAGCGAATTGTCCCAGTTGCCTGGTGAGTATGGCGAGCCACGGGGCACCCTCCTGCTGGCAGAGGTGGAGGGCGCTGTGGCGGGTTGCTGCGCCCTGAGACCCCTGGACAACGCCGACTATCCCAATGCCAGCGAAATGAAGCGCCTGTACGTGCGCAAGGCATTTCGCGGATTTGGCCTGGGGCGCGAGCTGGCCGAGGCCATGCTCGACCGGGCCCGGCAAGCGGGTTATGCCTGCGTACTGCTCGACACCCTAGACGACATGGAGTCGGCTCGTGCGCTGTATACCGATCTGGGCTTTGAAGAGATCCCGCCGTACTATCACAACCCCATCGCCGGAGCCCATTACCTCAAGGTCGACATTTCTTGA
- a CDS encoding peroxiredoxin has product MIKVGDTLPASMLMEYSEVEGEGCSIGPNPVPVDKATAGKTIALFALPGAFTPTCSAQHVPGYVEKAAEFKAAGVDEIWCVSVNDAFVMGAWARDQKTEGKVRMLGDGDATFAKATGLTLDLNGKGLGLRSNRYSMLVRDGKVVTLNVEAPGKFEVSGADTLLAQAKA; this is encoded by the coding sequence ATGATCAAAGTCGGTGACACCTTGCCTGCCAGCATGCTGATGGAGTATTCGGAAGTTGAAGGCGAAGGCTGCAGCATTGGGCCAAATCCTGTGCCGGTGGACAAAGCCACAGCGGGTAAAACCATCGCCCTGTTCGCGCTGCCAGGTGCTTTTACCCCTACCTGCTCGGCCCAACATGTGCCCGGCTATGTGGAAAAAGCAGCCGAGTTCAAGGCGGCTGGTGTGGACGAGATCTGGTGCGTGAGTGTGAATGACGCTTTTGTGATGGGCGCTTGGGCGCGTGACCAAAAAACCGAGGGCAAGGTGCGCATGCTCGGCGATGGTGACGCCACGTTCGCCAAAGCTACCGGCTTGACCCTGGACCTGAATGGCAAGGGCCTGGGTCTGCGCAGCAATCGCTACTCGATGCTGGTGCGCGATGGCAAGGTGGTCACGCTCAATGTGGAGGCCCCTGGCAAGTTTGAAGTGAGCGGTGCCGACACGCTGCTGGCCCAAGCCAAGGCTTGA
- the rpsQ gene encoding 30S ribosomal protein S17, with amino-acid sequence MTEPKKSLKRTLVGKVVSDKRQKTVTVLVERRVKHELYGKIVGKSSKYHAHDEKGEYKLGDTIEITESRPLSKTKNWVATRLVQKAGLL; translated from the coding sequence ATGACGGAACCTAAAAAATCCCTCAAGCGCACCTTGGTTGGCAAGGTGGTCAGCGACAAGCGTCAAAAGACTGTGACCGTGCTGGTCGAGCGCCGTGTGAAGCACGAGCTCTACGGCAAGATCGTCGGCAAGTCGAGCAAGTACCACGCCCATGATGAAAAGGGCGAGTACAAGCTGGGCGACACGATCGAAATCACCGAGAGCCGTCCGCTCTCCAAGACCAAGAACTGGGTGGCCACCCGCTTGGTGCAAAAGGCCGGCCTGCTGTAA
- the rpmC gene encoding 50S ribosomal protein L29, with product MKTTELRQKDVAGIETEIKALQKAHFGLRMQKATQQLGNTNTLRTTRRDIARAKTILAEKQAAK from the coding sequence ATGAAGACTACTGAACTGCGCCAAAAAGACGTCGCCGGCATCGAGACCGAAATCAAGGCCCTGCAAAAGGCACATTTCGGCCTGCGCATGCAAAAGGCTACGCAGCAATTGGGTAACACCAACACGCTGCGCACCACCCGCCGCGATATCGCCCGTGCCAAGACCATTCTTGCTGAAAAGCAAGCCGCCAAGTAA
- the rplP gene encoding 50S ribosomal protein L16, translated as MLQPARRKYRKEQKGRNTGVATRGASVAFGDFGLKCTDRGRLTARQIEAARRAISRHVKRGGRIWIRVFPDKPISTKPAEVRMGNGKGNPEYYVAEIQPGKIVFEIVGVPEELAREAFRLAAAKLPLRTTFVSRLIGA; from the coding sequence ATGCTGCAACCTGCTCGCCGCAAATACCGCAAGGAGCAAAAGGGCCGTAACACTGGTGTCGCAACTCGGGGAGCCTCCGTTGCGTTCGGTGATTTCGGTCTGAAGTGCACCGATCGTGGCCGTCTGACGGCCCGCCAGATCGAAGCTGCACGCCGTGCGATTTCCCGTCACGTGAAGCGTGGCGGCCGTATCTGGATCCGCGTGTTCCCGGACAAGCCAATCTCTACCAAGCCCGCAGAAGTGCGTATGGGTAACGGTAAGGGCAACCCCGAGTACTACGTGGCCGAAATCCAGCCCGGCAAGATCGTTTTCGAGATCGTCGGTGTGCCCGAAGAACTGGCCCGTGAAGCGTTCCGCCTGGCTGCTGCCAAGCTGCCGCTGCGCACCACGTTCGTCAGCCGCCTGATCGGCGCGTAA
- the rpsC gene encoding 30S ribosomal protein S3 codes for MGQKIHPTGFRLAVSRNWSSRWYASNRDFAGMLAEDIKVREYLKAKLKNAAVSRILIERPAKNARITIYSARPGVVIGKKGEDIENLKKELAARLGVPVAVNIEEVRKPEIDAKLIADSITQQLEKRIMFRRAMKRAMQNAMRLGAQGIKIMSSGRLNGIEIARCEWYREGRVPLHTLRADIDYGTSEAKTTYGVIGVKVWVYKGDTLGRNDLPAVETPRPDEERRPRGPRRDGRPGGDRPGAGRGPRRPVGGNTAPADGSDKPVEAGGADNTAVKRVRKVAAPATAADGKGE; via the coding sequence ATGGGACAAAAAATCCATCCTACCGGCTTCCGCCTTGCGGTCAGCCGCAACTGGTCCAGCCGTTGGTACGCCAGCAACCGCGATTTCGCGGGCATGCTGGCCGAAGACATCAAGGTGCGTGAGTACCTGAAGGCCAAGTTGAAGAACGCCGCCGTGTCGCGCATCCTGATCGAGCGTCCCGCCAAGAACGCCCGTATCACCATTTACTCGGCACGTCCGGGTGTGGTGATCGGCAAGAAGGGTGAAGACATCGAGAACCTCAAGAAGGAACTCGCTGCTCGCCTGGGCGTGCCCGTCGCAGTGAACATCGAAGAAGTGCGCAAGCCTGAAATCGATGCCAAGCTGATCGCCGACAGCATCACGCAACAGCTCGAAAAGCGGATCATGTTCCGCCGCGCCATGAAGCGCGCCATGCAGAACGCCATGCGTCTGGGTGCCCAAGGCATCAAGATCATGTCGTCCGGTCGTCTGAACGGTATCGAAATCGCTCGTTGCGAGTGGTACCGTGAAGGCCGTGTGCCACTTCACACGCTGCGCGCCGACATCGACTACGGCACCTCTGAAGCCAAGACCACCTATGGTGTGATCGGCGTCAAGGTCTGGGTCTACAAGGGCGATACGCTGGGTCGTAACGACCTGCCTGCCGTGGAAACCCCACGTCCAGACGAAGAACGCCGCCCACGCGGTCCACGCCGTGATGGCCGCCCAGGTGGCGATCGTCCAGGCGCAGGCCGTGGCCCACGTCGTCCAGTCGGTGGTAACACCGCTCCGGCCGACGGCAGCGACAAGCCAGTGGAAGCTGGTGGCGCTGATAACACCGCCGTTAAGCGCGTACGCAAAGTCGCCGCGCCCGCTACAGCAGCGGACGGTAAAGGAGAATAA
- the rplV gene encoding 50S ribosomal protein L22, translating into MSETRAVLRGVRLSVDKGRLVADLIRGKKVDQALNILSFTQKKAAGIVKKVLESAIANAEHNDGADIDELKVKTIYVEQGTTLKRFTARAKGRGNRISKPTCHVYVTVGN; encoded by the coding sequence ATGTCTGAAACACGTGCAGTCCTCCGGGGCGTCCGTCTGTCGGTCGACAAGGGCCGTCTGGTCGCTGATCTGATCCGCGGCAAGAAGGTGGACCAGGCTCTGAACATCCTGAGCTTCACGCAGAAAAAAGCTGCGGGAATCGTCAAGAAGGTTCTGGAGTCGGCCATCGCCAACGCCGAACACAACGATGGCGCTGACATCGACGAACTGAAGGTCAAGACCATCTACGTCGAACAAGGCACCACGCTCAAGCGCTTCACCGCGCGCGCCAAAGGCCGCGGCAACCGCATCAGCAAGCCCACGTGCCATGTGTACGTGACGGTTGGCAACTAA
- the rpsS gene encoding 30S ribosomal protein S19: MTRSLKKGPFVDHHLLAKVEKAVATKDKKPVKTWSRRSMVLPDFIGLTIAVHNGKQHVPVYVTDQMVGHKLGEFALTRTFKGHPADKKAKK; this comes from the coding sequence ATGACTCGCTCTCTTAAAAAGGGTCCATTTGTTGACCATCACTTGCTGGCCAAGGTCGAAAAGGCCGTTGCCACCAAGGACAAGAAACCAGTCAAGACCTGGTCGCGTCGCTCCATGGTTCTGCCCGATTTCATCGGTCTGACCATCGCCGTGCACAACGGCAAGCAGCACGTACCTGTCTACGTTACCGACCAGATGGTGGGCCATAAGCTCGGCGAATTCGCCCTGACGCGCACCTTCAAGGGTCACCCCGCTGACAAAAAAGCGAAGAAGTAA
- the rplB gene encoding 50S ribosomal protein L2 has product MAVVKMKPTSPGQRAVVKVTRDHLYKGEAYAPLLEPQFQKAGRNNNGHITTRHKGGGHKHHYRVVDFKRNKDGIPAKVERIEYDPNRTAHIALVCYADGERRYIIAPRGLEAGATLMSGSEAPIRAGNTLPIRNIPVGSTIHCIELKPGAGAQIARSAGASATLLAREGIYAQVRMRSGEVRKIHIECRATIGEVANEEHSLRQLGKAGVKRWMGIRPTVRGVAMNPVDHPHGGGEGRTGEGRHAVDPWGNLTKGYRTRNNKRTQIMIVSRRKK; this is encoded by the coding sequence ATGGCTGTCGTTAAGATGAAACCTACCTCGCCCGGCCAACGTGCTGTGGTGAAGGTCACGCGTGACCACCTGTACAAGGGTGAAGCGTACGCCCCCCTGCTGGAACCACAATTCCAGAAGGCCGGTCGTAACAACAATGGTCACATTACTACCCGTCATAAGGGCGGTGGTCATAAGCACCACTACCGCGTGGTGGACTTCAAGCGCAACAAGGACGGCATTCCGGCCAAGGTTGAGCGCATTGAGTACGATCCCAATCGTACGGCCCACATCGCTCTGGTGTGTTACGCCGACGGCGAGCGTCGCTACATCATTGCTCCCCGTGGTCTTGAGGCTGGTGCAACGCTGATGAGCGGTTCGGAAGCTCCGATCCGCGCAGGTAACACGCTGCCTATCCGCAACATCCCCGTGGGTTCGACGATTCACTGCATCGAGCTCAAGCCCGGTGCTGGTGCTCAGATCGCTCGTTCGGCAGGTGCTTCGGCAACGCTGCTGGCCCGTGAAGGCATCTACGCCCAGGTGCGTATGCGTTCCGGAGAAGTTCGCAAGATCCATATCGAATGCCGCGCCACCATTGGTGAAGTAGCCAACGAAGAACACAGCCTGCGCCAACTGGGCAAGGCCGGTGTGAAGCGTTGGATGGGTATTCGTCCTACGGTTCGCGGCGTCGCCATGAATCCAGTGGATCACCCTCACGGTGGTGGCGAAGGCCGCACCGGCGAAGGCCGCCATGCAGTCGATCCTTGGGGCAATCTGACCAAGGGTTATCGCACCCGTAACAACAAGCGCACACAGATCATGATCGTGTCGCGTCGCAAGAAGTAA